A genomic region of Candidatus Marimicrobium litorale contains the following coding sequences:
- the nfuA gene encoding Fe-S biogenesis protein NfuA: MITITDSAQDYLAELLTKQEDALGVRVFINQPGTARAETCIAYCREGDLQEGDDVVELEKFKVWYEASSLPYLEDALVDYSKDRMGGQLTIKAPNAKMPRVDADSPMEDRVNYVLYNEVNPALAAHGGEVSLVEITDDMFAVLQFGGGCQGCSAVDETLKGGVEKTLLEQLPQLAGVRDMTDHSDTSKAYY, encoded by the coding sequence ATGATTACTATTACCGATTCTGCCCAGGATTACTTAGCCGAATTATTGACGAAACAGGAGGATGCCCTGGGCGTGCGCGTGTTCATCAACCAGCCCGGTACTGCGCGTGCGGAGACCTGTATCGCCTATTGCCGCGAGGGTGACTTGCAAGAGGGTGACGACGTCGTAGAGCTGGAGAAATTCAAGGTCTGGTACGAGGCTAGCAGTCTGCCCTATCTTGAGGACGCTCTGGTCGACTACTCAAAAGATCGCATGGGTGGGCAGCTTACGATCAAGGCGCCCAACGCGAAAATGCCGCGCGTGGATGCCGATAGCCCAATGGAAGATCGCGTTAATTACGTACTGTATAACGAGGTTAACCCCGCCCTTGCAGCGCACGGAGGGGAAGTCAGCCTGGTGGAAATTACCGATGATATGTTTGCTGTTTTGCAGTTCGGCGGTGGTTGTCAGGGCTGCAGTGCTGTCGATGAGACGTTAAAAGGCGGCGTTGAAAAAACGTTGCTGGAACAATTACCCCAGCTGGCAGGTGTGAGGGATATGACGGACCACAGCGATACGTCAAAGGCGTACTATTAA
- the metH gene encoding methionine synthase has translation MPIESRKPGRLEQALKERILIIDGAMGTMIQAEKLGEADYRGERFANHGSDLKGNNELLSLVRPDIIAKIHRAYLDAGADIIETNTFGSTIVAQSDYNLSDIAYEQNVTSARIARQVADEVTAKTPAQPRFVAGVLGPTPKTASISPDVNDPGARSISFDTLQADYAAATRGLIEGGADLIMIETIFDTLNAKAAVFAVKSVFEELAHELPLMISVTFPDISGRVLSGQNPEAFWNAVAHGKPLIVGSNCGRPYRDIRPFIEDLSRASDCYFSAHLNAGLPNAFGEFDETPDIMEKDFAEIATRGFLNLAGGCCGTTPDHIRAIAHACENVTPRPLPSHEGACRLSGLEAFNITADSLFVNIGERCNVTGSARFKRLILEEEYDEALEVARDQVENGAQILDINMDEGMLDSEGAMVKFLNLLASEPDISRVPIMVDSSKWNVIESGLKCIQGKAVVNSISLKAGEEEFLDQARLCQRYGAAVVVMAFDEDGQADTLGRRKEICKRSYDLLLEKLGFNPNDIIFDPNIFAVATGIEEHNNYAVDFIEGTRYIKAELPGALVSGGVSNVSFSFRGNNAVREAIHSVFLYHAIKAGMDMGIVNAGQLAVYDDLPEDLREAVEDVILNRRDDGTERLLEVAENYRGSGSSESRVEDLSWREQSVEKRLAHALVKGVTTWIVEDAEEARLKFDRPIEVIEGPLMDGMNIVGDLFGSGKMFLPQVVKSARVMKQAVAHLQPFIEEEKGDGKSSNGKILMATVKGDVHDIGKNIVGIVLQCNNYEVIDLGVMVPCEKILQAAAEEEVDIVGLSGLITPSLDEMVHVASEMQRLNFEVPLLIGGATTSKAHTAVKISPQYDKEAIVYVPDASRSVAVATQLMGRGKAKYVEELLVEYEQVRERVANRRPGEKQIPYSDAIANATNLNWQGYTPPRPAFTGTKVFDDFPLEDLIETIDWTPFFITWELAGKFPAILDDDTVGVQARDLYADAQAMLKRIVDEKWLTARATVGFWPASRNGSDDITVYADESRTEGIATLHHLRQQKANKNGKGNACLADFIAPPDEGVRDYIGGFCVTTGLGVDELAKKFEAAHDDYNSILLKSLADRLAESFAEYLHRLVRKELWGYNTDEALAADDLIRERYQGIRPAPGYPACPDHTEKETLFRLLDAENTCGVELSENYAMTPAASVSGFYFSHPESRYFAVGKIGRDQVEDLARRKDESVDVIERWLRPNLDY, from the coding sequence ATGCCGATCGAGAGTAGAAAGCCCGGGCGCCTGGAACAGGCGCTGAAAGAACGCATCCTCATCATTGATGGCGCCATGGGTACTATGATCCAGGCTGAAAAGCTTGGAGAAGCGGACTACCGGGGTGAGCGCTTCGCCAATCACGGCTCAGACCTAAAGGGAAACAATGAACTGCTGAGTCTGGTTCGCCCGGACATTATTGCGAAAATACACAGGGCGTATCTGGACGCCGGCGCAGACATCATAGAAACCAACACCTTTGGCAGCACCATAGTTGCTCAGTCTGATTACAATCTCAGTGACATTGCCTACGAACAAAATGTGACCTCTGCACGCATTGCGCGACAGGTGGCTGACGAGGTAACTGCCAAAACACCCGCGCAGCCTCGCTTTGTGGCCGGCGTCCTGGGACCCACCCCAAAAACAGCATCGATCTCCCCTGATGTGAACGACCCGGGCGCGCGCAGCATCAGTTTCGACACGCTGCAAGCAGACTATGCTGCGGCGACACGCGGGCTCATCGAAGGCGGTGCAGACTTGATCATGATCGAGACGATCTTCGATACCCTGAATGCCAAAGCCGCGGTATTCGCCGTCAAGTCAGTGTTTGAAGAACTTGCTCACGAACTACCGCTAATGATTTCTGTTACGTTTCCTGACATAAGTGGCCGCGTACTGTCCGGACAGAATCCTGAGGCTTTCTGGAATGCCGTTGCGCATGGCAAGCCACTTATTGTCGGAAGTAACTGTGGCCGCCCCTATCGAGATATACGCCCCTTCATCGAGGATCTGTCCCGCGCCAGCGATTGCTATTTCAGTGCTCACCTCAATGCCGGGCTGCCTAATGCCTTCGGTGAATTCGACGAAACCCCGGATATTATGGAGAAAGACTTCGCAGAAATTGCCACCCGTGGGTTTTTAAACCTTGCCGGCGGCTGCTGCGGCACCACTCCGGATCATATTCGCGCTATCGCACATGCGTGTGAGAACGTCACTCCCCGCCCGTTGCCAAGCCATGAAGGTGCCTGTCGGCTCAGCGGACTGGAAGCGTTCAATATCACGGCAGACAGCCTCTTCGTAAACATAGGGGAGCGCTGCAACGTTACGGGCTCTGCGCGTTTTAAACGGCTCATTCTGGAAGAGGAATATGATGAAGCCCTCGAAGTCGCCAGAGACCAAGTCGAAAATGGCGCACAAATCCTCGATATCAATATGGATGAGGGCATGCTGGATTCCGAAGGCGCCATGGTGAAGTTTCTCAACCTGCTCGCGTCAGAGCCGGATATATCCCGCGTGCCCATCATGGTTGATTCCTCCAAGTGGAACGTCATCGAGTCAGGCCTGAAGTGCATCCAGGGTAAAGCCGTTGTCAATTCGATCAGCCTCAAGGCCGGCGAAGAGGAGTTTCTCGACCAGGCAAGGCTCTGCCAGCGCTATGGCGCAGCGGTTGTTGTTATGGCTTTCGACGAGGATGGCCAAGCGGATACGCTGGGGCGACGCAAGGAAATTTGCAAGCGCAGCTATGACCTGCTGCTCGAGAAACTTGGCTTTAATCCGAACGACATTATTTTCGACCCTAACATTTTTGCGGTCGCAACAGGTATCGAAGAGCACAACAACTACGCCGTAGACTTTATTGAGGGCACTCGCTACATCAAAGCAGAACTACCCGGCGCGCTTGTTTCAGGTGGTGTATCCAACGTTTCGTTTTCTTTTCGTGGCAACAACGCCGTACGTGAAGCCATCCATTCAGTATTTCTTTATCACGCGATCAAGGCTGGCATGGACATGGGAATCGTCAACGCCGGCCAACTGGCGGTCTACGACGACCTGCCCGAGGATCTGCGTGAAGCTGTCGAGGATGTCATTCTGAATCGACGGGACGATGGTACGGAACGTCTGCTGGAAGTTGCCGAAAACTACAGAGGAAGCGGTAGTAGCGAGAGCCGCGTCGAAGATCTTAGCTGGCGAGAGCAAAGCGTGGAGAAGCGTCTTGCCCATGCTTTGGTGAAAGGGGTTACAACGTGGATAGTTGAAGACGCAGAGGAGGCGAGACTGAAGTTCGATCGACCGATCGAAGTGATCGAAGGGCCTCTGATGGATGGTATGAATATAGTGGGGGACTTATTCGGATCGGGCAAAATGTTTCTGCCCCAGGTGGTCAAAAGCGCGCGCGTTATGAAGCAAGCAGTGGCGCACCTTCAACCCTTTATTGAAGAAGAAAAAGGGGACGGAAAATCGAGCAACGGAAAAATATTGATGGCAACCGTCAAAGGCGATGTACATGATATTGGCAAGAATATCGTGGGAATCGTCTTACAGTGCAACAATTACGAGGTTATCGATCTAGGCGTCATGGTGCCCTGTGAGAAAATTCTGCAGGCAGCTGCAGAAGAAGAGGTAGATATTGTTGGCTTGAGCGGATTGATTACGCCATCCCTTGATGAAATGGTGCATGTTGCAAGTGAAATGCAGCGCCTGAATTTTGAAGTACCTTTGTTGATCGGTGGCGCGACCACATCAAAAGCGCATACTGCGGTCAAGATTTCACCTCAGTACGACAAGGAAGCGATCGTCTACGTACCCGATGCCTCTCGCAGCGTAGCTGTTGCTACCCAGCTAATGGGCAGAGGAAAAGCCAAGTACGTCGAGGAGCTATTAGTCGAATACGAGCAAGTGCGTGAGCGGGTTGCCAACCGCAGGCCTGGCGAAAAACAAATTCCCTATTCCGATGCAATAGCGAATGCAACCAACCTGAATTGGCAAGGGTACACGCCCCCTCGCCCAGCATTTACAGGAACGAAAGTATTCGACGATTTCCCGCTTGAGGATCTCATCGAAACAATCGACTGGACCCCGTTTTTTATCACATGGGAACTGGCTGGAAAATTCCCTGCGATTCTCGACGATGATACCGTTGGAGTCCAGGCTCGCGATCTCTATGCGGATGCTCAGGCCATGCTGAAGCGAATCGTTGATGAAAAATGGCTGACCGCGCGCGCTACCGTCGGCTTCTGGCCAGCCAGTCGCAACGGTTCTGACGATATAACGGTCTATGCGGATGAATCGCGTACTGAGGGTATTGCCACCCTGCACCATCTGCGGCAGCAGAAGGCGAATAAAAATGGTAAAGGCAATGCCTGCCTTGCTGACTTTATAGCTCCCCCTGACGAAGGAGTGCGCGATTACATCGGTGGCTTCTGTGTCACGACAGGACTCGGCGTTGACGAACTCGCGAAAAAGTTTGAAGCGGCGCACGACGACTACAACAGCATACTGCTGAAATCGCTCGCGGATCGTCTGGCGGAATCTTTTGCTGAATACCTGCACCGCCTTGTGCGCAAGGAGTTATGGGGTTACAACACGGATGAAGCGCTTGCTGCAGACGACTTGATTCGGGAGCGTTACCAGGGCATCCGCCCTGCCCCCGGTTACCCCGCCTGTCCGGATCATACGGAGAAGGAAACACTCTTCAGACTGCTGGATGCAGAAAATACCTGCGGGGTAGAGTTGTCCGAAAATTACGCGATGACACCTGCGGCCTCCGTCAGCGGGTTTTACTTTTCGCACCCGGAATCACGTTACTTTGCCGTGGGAAAAATTGGCCGCGACCAGGTAGAAGACCTAGCAAGGCGTAAAGACGAATCAGTAGACGTGATTGAGCGCTGGCTACGCCCTAACCTGGATTACTGA
- a CDS encoding PD-(D/E)XK nuclease family protein, with protein MSDRLYDIALLEPFIARGCTLITPNQRLARRIRTEWDRQQAEQGNLTWPRLPVYPLASWLLDRWQQAVASGELPPQLLLESGPILQVWRHVIKESAARTDSYHLLRADDAAELAEQARQNLCLWRVEWRQGALREEFEQETDSRIYWSWLEAFEQTLRDSGQVTATDCAEALLTLPEKARESVAPVVLVECGELTPLHRAVLEHTCPSIESAPLPSRRAERLLHEFRDRREELQAVSHWAVQRVRQDPHQTIGIVTGDSASEQVALEYLLRREFGCLGDNYDALPVNFSSGIPLSQTPLVRDALAVLSLALRHTNVGQVSRLLKSRFLDLPDAGGSLAQLFLARLYDLGREQLDVSELRFHACETRLAEHRGLRLGENLLAMYRMAELKQPALPSVWVSRYRTILGLWGWPGKGLDSLEYQQMESWGRILDTFRGFDAVCGPLAYSDALSLLRDTCLRGVSHPQTVDAGVQVLGPLEAAGLSFDHLWVIGVQASAWPAAARPNPFLPIRLQVRHAMPRATAEHEWEFARGRMAQYLRSCSTVHASYSAFVDGVADRASPLLQEFADTPIEALPAVTGGWLAAQQRGRLTCEDDSHAPPLDPMVVVRGGSSLLEAQSNCPFSAFARQRLSAAPIGTSSIGLSAADRGTLLHEALYVLWGELEDHQGLAALHAAAQDAAISRAVEAAVRGGRRKMGPALSESFWALESERMATLLQEWLAIERQRGAFKVAAREHLLELKLDRLQLKLRVDRIDELPDGGRVIIDYKSSKSKISDWMGERPARPQLLLYGVAEPESTAALSFAQLRPGECRYVGLGRVEAAKGIKTDLGAAQKAGMLVENWEELNARWREILAALADDFLSGNAAVDPLSASTCTWCGLQPLCRIERAAPVLGEGV; from the coding sequence TTGAGCGATCGCCTTTACGACATTGCATTACTTGAGCCCTTCATCGCACGGGGCTGCACTCTCATAACTCCCAACCAGCGCCTTGCGCGACGTATACGAACCGAGTGGGACAGGCAGCAGGCTGAGCAGGGAAATTTGACCTGGCCTCGCCTGCCAGTCTATCCACTGGCAAGTTGGCTACTGGACCGTTGGCAACAGGCTGTGGCCAGTGGTGAATTGCCACCGCAGCTATTGCTTGAGTCTGGGCCAATACTGCAAGTTTGGCGACATGTCATCAAGGAGTCCGCGGCCCGCACTGACTCCTACCACTTACTGCGCGCAGACGATGCTGCAGAACTAGCTGAGCAGGCCCGACAAAATCTGTGCTTGTGGCGGGTTGAGTGGCGGCAGGGCGCACTGCGTGAAGAGTTCGAACAGGAAACCGACAGCCGTATCTACTGGTCTTGGCTAGAGGCGTTCGAGCAGACTCTGCGTGACTCCGGTCAGGTGACTGCAACTGACTGTGCCGAAGCGCTTTTGACGCTGCCGGAAAAGGCGCGCGAGAGCGTGGCGCCGGTGGTGTTGGTGGAGTGTGGTGAGCTGACGCCTCTGCACCGTGCAGTCCTTGAACATACCTGTCCATCAATAGAGTCTGCGCCCTTGCCTTCGCGCCGCGCCGAGCGCCTGCTGCACGAATTCCGAGACCGTCGGGAAGAGTTGCAGGCTGTGTCTCACTGGGCGGTGCAAAGAGTACGTCAGGACCCCCACCAGACGATCGGCATAGTGACTGGCGATAGTGCGTCCGAGCAGGTGGCCCTCGAATATCTGTTGCGACGTGAGTTCGGTTGCCTCGGTGATAATTACGACGCGCTGCCGGTGAACTTTTCCAGCGGAATACCCCTGTCTCAGACGCCTCTGGTGAGGGATGCCCTTGCGGTGCTGTCCCTCGCGCTGAGACACACAAATGTCGGTCAGGTGAGCCGACTGTTGAAATCACGCTTTCTTGACCTTCCCGATGCCGGCGGTTCGCTGGCGCAACTATTTTTGGCCCGACTGTATGATCTCGGCAGGGAGCAATTAGACGTGTCTGAGCTGCGCTTTCATGCATGCGAAACCCGTCTTGCTGAGCATCGTGGTTTGCGGTTGGGCGAGAACCTTCTTGCTATGTACCGCATGGCAGAGTTGAAGCAGCCGGCACTGCCCTCCGTTTGGGTGAGTCGATACAGAACCATACTGGGGCTGTGGGGTTGGCCCGGCAAAGGGCTCGACTCCCTGGAGTATCAGCAGATGGAATCGTGGGGGCGGATACTCGATACGTTCCGGGGCTTTGACGCGGTCTGTGGCCCGCTGGCTTACTCTGATGCCTTATCCTTGTTGCGTGATACGTGTTTGCGTGGCGTCTCCCACCCACAAACGGTCGATGCGGGTGTTCAGGTGCTTGGGCCGCTGGAGGCGGCCGGGCTTAGCTTCGACCACCTCTGGGTGATCGGCGTGCAAGCCTCCGCGTGGCCTGCAGCGGCTCGCCCTAATCCTTTTTTACCGATCCGGCTGCAAGTGCGACACGCAATGCCCCGCGCCACTGCAGAGCATGAGTGGGAGTTCGCCCGTGGCCGAATGGCACAGTATTTACGCAGTTGTAGCACCGTTCACGCCAGCTACAGCGCCTTTGTAGACGGCGTGGCGGACCGCGCCAGCCCGCTGTTGCAGGAATTTGCAGACACGCCCATCGAGGCGCTTCCGGCTGTCACTGGCGGCTGGCTGGCGGCGCAACAGCGGGGCCGCCTGACGTGTGAAGACGACTCCCATGCGCCCCCACTGGACCCCATGGTAGTTGTGCGTGGCGGGAGTAGTTTACTGGAGGCGCAGTCAAACTGTCCTTTCTCGGCGTTTGCGCGCCAGCGCTTGAGCGCTGCCCCCATAGGGACTTCCAGTATTGGACTATCGGCTGCAGATCGGGGCACCCTGCTGCATGAGGCGCTCTACGTGTTATGGGGTGAGCTGGAGGATCACCAGGGCCTCGCTGCACTGCATGCCGCGGCCCAGGATGCAGCGATCTCTCGAGCCGTAGAGGCCGCTGTCCGGGGCGGTCGGCGTAAGATGGGGCCGGCACTCAGTGAGTCGTTTTGGGCGCTTGAATCGGAGCGCATGGCGACTTTGCTGCAGGAGTGGCTTGCGATCGAGCGACAGCGTGGCGCGTTCAAGGTGGCTGCACGCGAGCATTTACTGGAATTGAAGCTGGATCGGTTGCAACTCAAACTGCGTGTCGACCGAATAGATGAATTGCCAGACGGTGGCCGAGTGATCATCGACTACAAGTCATCCAAATCCAAAATCAGCGACTGGATGGGCGAGAGGCCCGCAAGACCGCAATTGCTGCTTTACGGGGTAGCGGAGCCGGAGTCGACTGCGGCTCTGAGCTTCGCACAGCTGCGCCCCGGCGAGTGCCGTTACGTGGGACTGGGGCGGGTGGAGGCGGCAAAGGGTATAAAAACAGATCTTGGTGCCGCGCAGAAGGCAGGCATGCTTGTTGAGAACTGGGAGGAATTAAACGCCCGCTGGCGCGAAATACTGGCCGCCCTCGCAGATGATTTTCTGTCGGGCAACGCAGCGGTAGACCCCCTGTCAGCGTCGACCTGCACCTGGTGCGGACTGCAACCCCTGTGCCGTATAGAGCGAGCAGCGCCCGTGCTGGGGGAGGGCGTATGA
- a CDS encoding 3-deoxy-7-phosphoheptulonate synthase: protein MSNIEVHNVNVTSQDVLITPAKLKTALPMSKDVQRTLAGSREVIQAILDRKDHRIFVVVGPCSIHDPQAALDYARRLKALADELSDTLYIIMRVYFEKPRTTVGWKGLVNDPHLDDSFKIEEGLHIGRRLLLDILEMGLPTSTEALDPISPQYLQDLISWTAIGARTTESQTHREMASGLSSPVGFKNGTDGGLTVATNALNSVARPHRFLGINSQGQVSVFTTRGNAYGHIVLRGGSQGPNYDSVHIKLCEDALDKAGVANNIMVDCSHANSSKQPELQPLVVDNVANQILEGNRSIVGLMVESNLKAGNQAIPANLSELEYGVSVTDGCIDWDTTEASLRNLRDTLRDALPQRLT from the coding sequence ATGAGCAACATCGAAGTACACAATGTCAACGTCACCTCTCAGGACGTATTGATTACGCCGGCGAAACTGAAAACGGCCCTGCCTATGTCCAAGGATGTGCAGCGCACTCTGGCAGGAAGTCGCGAGGTCATTCAAGCGATTCTGGATCGCAAGGATCACCGCATATTCGTGGTGGTGGGCCCCTGCTCCATCCATGACCCACAGGCGGCACTTGACTATGCACGCCGCCTCAAAGCCCTTGCGGATGAACTGTCGGACACGCTGTATATTATAATGCGCGTTTACTTTGAAAAGCCCCGAACCACTGTGGGATGGAAGGGGCTGGTCAACGACCCTCACCTCGACGACTCGTTCAAGATTGAAGAGGGACTGCATATCGGCCGCAGACTGCTGTTGGATATTCTTGAGATGGGCCTCCCCACCTCGACTGAGGCATTGGATCCGATTTCACCCCAGTACCTGCAAGACCTGATCAGCTGGACCGCCATTGGCGCTCGAACAACCGAATCCCAGACGCATCGGGAGATGGCCAGCGGCCTGTCCAGCCCCGTGGGATTCAAAAACGGCACTGATGGCGGACTGACGGTGGCAACCAACGCGCTGAACTCGGTTGCCAGACCCCATCGATTCCTCGGCATTAACAGCCAGGGACAAGTCTCTGTGTTTACCACGCGAGGAAATGCCTATGGCCATATCGTACTGCGCGGTGGCTCCCAAGGGCCTAACTACGATTCAGTGCACATCAAGCTGTGTGAGGACGCGCTGGACAAAGCCGGTGTAGCCAACAATATTATGGTGGACTGCAGCCATGCTAATTCCAGTAAGCAACCGGAATTACAGCCACTTGTGGTGGATAACGTGGCAAATCAGATATTGGAAGGCAACCGTTCTATAGTCGGCCTAATGGTAGAGAGCAACCTGAAAGCGGGCAACCAGGCCATTCCAGCCAATCTTTCAGAACTTGAATACGGTGTGTCGGTAACGGACGGGTGTATTGATTGGGATACCACCGAGGCCAGCTTGCGCAACTTGCGGGACACACTTCGCGATGCCTTGCCACAGCGTCTCACGTAG